In one Pseudomonas fitomaticsae genomic region, the following are encoded:
- the dnaX gene encoding DNA polymerase III subunit gamma/tau, with translation MSYQVLARKWRPRSFREMVGQTHVLKALINALDSQRLHHAYLFTGTRGVGKTTIARIIAKCLNCETGITSSPCGECSVCREIDEGRFVDLIEIDAASRTKVEDTRELLDNVQYAPSRGRFKVYLIDEVHMLSSHSFNALLKTLEEPPPYVKFILATTDPQKLPATILSRCLQFSLKNMTPERVVEHLTHVLGAENVPFEDDALWLLGRAADGSMRDAMSLTDQAIAFGEGKVLAADVRAMLGTLDHGQVYDVLHALIEGDAKALLEAVRHLAEQGPDWNGVLSEILNVLHRVAIAQALPEGVDNGHGDRDRVLALAQALPAEDVQFYYQMGLIGRRDLPLAPDPRGGFEMVLLRMLAFRPADTADAPRQPLKPVGISQATVDSANSVAAAPKPAPVVAAAVAPAPAPVVAPALAPEPAPVAPVIASEPVPEPEPEPVAVEEVVDLPWNDPVEPAPVQQPSVEPVLETTAEQPDLPPMPLPTPDSVVPDAPEWAAAPIPEPSVAEVDAATPGMDMDDEPPLDEDYIEPDMDSAYSYLDDLASEHAAEPAPEPEPEPAAAPATGLALQWLELFPQLPISGMTGSIAANCTLIAVDGDNWLMHLDPAHSALFNATQQRRLNDALNQFHGRTLTLTIELIKPEQETPAQAASRRRANRQREAEESIHGDPFIQQMVQQFGAVVRHDTIEPVDALVSQG, from the coding sequence ATGAGTTATCAGGTTCTTGCACGTAAATGGCGTCCGCGCTCGTTCCGCGAAATGGTCGGCCAGACCCATGTGCTCAAGGCTCTGATCAATGCCTTGGACAGCCAGCGCCTGCACCACGCCTACCTCTTCACCGGTACGCGGGGCGTCGGCAAGACCACGATTGCGCGGATCATCGCCAAATGCCTGAACTGTGAAACAGGTATCACTTCAAGCCCGTGCGGCGAGTGTTCGGTGTGCCGCGAGATCGATGAAGGTCGTTTCGTCGACCTGATCGAGATCGACGCCGCGAGCCGTACCAAGGTCGAGGACACCCGCGAGCTGCTCGACAACGTGCAGTACGCCCCGAGCCGCGGGCGCTTCAAGGTCTACCTGATCGACGAAGTGCACATGCTCTCCAGCCATTCCTTCAATGCGCTGCTGAAAACCCTCGAAGAGCCGCCGCCCTACGTCAAGTTCATCCTGGCGACCACCGACCCGCAGAAACTTCCGGCAACGATTTTGTCGCGATGCCTGCAGTTCTCCCTGAAGAACATGACCCCGGAGCGGGTGGTCGAGCATCTGACTCACGTTCTCGGCGCCGAAAACGTCCCGTTCGAAGACGATGCCCTGTGGCTGCTCGGCCGCGCGGCGGACGGTTCGATGCGTGATGCCATGAGCCTGACCGACCAGGCCATCGCCTTCGGTGAAGGCAAGGTGTTGGCGGCCGACGTGCGGGCGATGCTCGGTACGCTGGATCACGGCCAGGTCTACGACGTACTGCACGCGCTGATCGAAGGCGACGCCAAGGCGTTGCTCGAAGCCGTGCGCCATCTGGCCGAACAGGGGCCGGACTGGAACGGCGTGCTCTCGGAAATTCTCAACGTTCTGCACCGCGTCGCCATCGCCCAGGCGTTGCCGGAAGGTGTCGACAACGGCCACGGCGACCGTGACCGGGTGCTGGCACTGGCCCAGGCCTTGCCGGCCGAAGACGTGCAGTTCTATTACCAGATGGGCCTGATCGGCCGCCGCGACTTGCCGCTGGCGCCGGACCCGCGAGGCGGTTTCGAAATGGTGCTGCTGCGGATGCTGGCCTTCCGGCCGGCAGACACGGCGGATGCCCCGAGGCAACCGCTAAAGCCGGTGGGGATCAGCCAGGCCACAGTTGATTCCGCAAACTCAGTGGCTGCCGCGCCGAAACCTGCGCCGGTAGTTGCTGCGGCTGTTGCGCCCGCGCCGGCTCCGGTGGTTGCACCGGCGCTTGCTCCCGAGCCTGCACCGGTTGCCCCGGTGATTGCGTCTGAACCCGTTCCTGAGCCAGAGCCAGAGCCAGTCGCTGTCGAAGAGGTCGTCGATCTGCCATGGAACGACCCGGTAGAACCGGCGCCTGTGCAGCAGCCATCGGTCGAGCCGGTTCTTGAAACCACCGCCGAACAGCCGGACCTACCGCCAATGCCGTTGCCGACCCCGGACAGCGTCGTGCCGGATGCCCCGGAATGGGCCGCCGCGCCGATCCCCGAGCCGTCGGTCGCCGAGGTCGATGCCGCCACGCCGGGCATGGACATGGACGACGAGCCGCCGCTCGACGAGGACTACATCGAGCCGGACATGGATTCGGCCTACAGTTACCTCGACGATCTGGCCAGCGAACACGCCGCAGAACCGGCCCCGGAACCCGAGCCGGAACCTGCCGCCGCGCCGGCCACCGGTCTGGCCCTGCAATGGCTCGAGCTGTTCCCGCAACTGCCGATCTCCGGCATGACCGGCAGCATCGCCGCCAACTGCACGCTGATCGCGGTCGATGGTGACAACTGGCTGATGCACCTGGACCCGGCCCACAGCGCCTTGTTCAACGCCACCCAGCAGCGTCGTCTGAACGATGCGCTGAACCAGTTCCACGGCCGCACGCTGACCCTGACCATCGAGCTGATCAAGCCCGAGCAGGAAACCCCGGCCCAGGCCGCGTCCCGGCGCCGTGCCAACCGTCAGCGCGAGGCGGAGGAATCGATCCACGGCGATCCGTTCATCCAGCAGATGGTCCAGCAGTTCGGTGCGGTCGTGCGACACGATACTATTGAACCTGTCGACGCCCTGGTCAGTCAGGGCTAA